Proteins encoded in a region of the Zea mays cultivar B73 chromosome 2, Zm-B73-REFERENCE-NAM-5.0, whole genome shotgun sequence genome:
- the LOC103647212 gene encoding uncharacterized protein, with protein sequence MTMSSSSINKQEGPKLFSSRILSRDRSSVANASFRVYYSLGAGTVPFLWESKPGTPKSSSTPASGASAVPPISPPPPYQQKPVSQSMADKAKFRRRRPAASSWPPGGCWIIGCLNLNVRRRSPQPSPTDHQQRRCLGVVDGDERRSRRSTMCF encoded by the coding sequence ATGACGATGAGCTCCTCCAGTATTAAtaagcaagaagggccgaagctaTTCAGCTCGAGGATCCTGTCAAGGGATCGCTCGAGCGTGGCCAACGCGTCCTTCAGGGTATACTACAGCCTCGGCGCCGGCACCGTGCCGTTCCTGTGGGAGTCCAAGCCAGGCACGCCCAAGAGCTCCTCCACCCCTGCCTCGGGAGCCAGCGCAGTGCCGCCGatctcgccgccgccgccctaccAGCAGAAGCCGGTGTCCCAGTCCATGGCCGATAAGGCGAAGTTCAGGAGGAGGAGGCCAGCAGCCTCTTCTTGGCCTCCCGGAGGTTGTTGGATCATCGGCTGCCTGAACCTGAACGTCAGGAGACGGTCGCCGCAGCCGTCGCCAACGGATCACCAGCAGCGACGTTGCCTTGGCGTCGTCGACGGCGACGAGCGGCGGTCGCGGCGTTCCACCATGTGCTTCTGA